In Stigmatopora nigra isolate UIUO_SnigA chromosome 11, RoL_Snig_1.1, whole genome shotgun sequence, the following proteins share a genomic window:
- the creg2 gene encoding protein CREG2 → MKNTTNALALTLLAHLLASCAGYTLRSSVSWAVSSKDAVEDADLSEEVAPALLADGGGLWKQAFPAGAEETAGEQMKPEAESRAAQGSTRLFSYRTEKSNVVGGVSPGPPDPPPHQKIARTARYVAHSSDWGSLATISSQDKIKGLPFGNIFSISDGPMDNSTGVIYFYVTPMDNTVSDLKLNPYASITFSEAEGDFCRQMMYDPEDPRCARLTLTGKMVEVDTEEQAFAKEAMFSRHPVMAQWPAGHKWFFMKLELIQVWLQDWTGGASLIPLDEYFKATPF, encoded by the exons ATGAAGAACACTACTAATGCCCTCGCGCTTACACTCTTGGCCCATCTTTTGGCCTCGTGTGCCGGCTACACCCTGCGGAGCTCAGTCTCCTGGGCGGTCTCCTCCAAAGACGCGGTGGAGGACGCCGACCTGTCGGAGGAGGTCGCCCCGGCCTTGCTGGCGGACGGAGGCGGGCTGTGGAAGCAGGCGTTCCCGGCAGGGGCGGAGGAGACTGCCGGGGAGCAAATGAAGCCCGAGGCCGAGTCCCGGGCGGCGCAGGGCTCCACTCGTCTCTTTTCCTATCGGACGGAGAAGTCGAATGTGGTGGGGGGCGTCAGTCCTGGTCCTCCTGATCCTCCTCCGCACCAGAAAATAGCACGGACGGCCAGATACGTCGCTCATAGCAGCGACTGGGGTTCCCTGGCCACCATTTCTAGCCAGGATAAG atcaaagGTCTTCCTTTTGGGAACATTTTCTCTATCAGCGATGGACCCATGGACAACAGCACAGGGGTCATCTACTTTTACGTGACCCCCATGGATAACACGGTGTCCGACCTGAAGTTGAACCCCTACGCTTCCATCACTTTCTCAGAGGCCGAGGGGGATTTCTGCAG GCAAATGATGTATGATCCAGAAGATCCCAGGTGTGCGCGACTCACACTGACTGGCAAAATGGTGGAGGTGGACACAGAAGAGCAGGCCTTTGCAAAAGAGGCCATGTTTTCCAG ACATCCCGTGATGGCACAGTGGCCTGCGGGGCACAAGTGGTTTTTCATGAAACTGGAGCTGATCCAAGTGTGGCTACAGGACTGGACCGGAGGAGCTTCACTCATTCCATTGGATGAATACTTTAAGGCTACTCCTTTCTGA